A region of the Fibrobacter sp. genome:
GATATTTTTGCTATGGATTCTGTGCAGAGTCCAAGGCTCGCCCTTACAAAACGTGTCGGACCAAGGCTTACTCTCTCATACGAGACCATGTTAGGAAACCTGGCTCAAAGGAGAATTTCGGCACTTTTTCGATTGACCAGAAGGTTTTTTCTCAAAGGGGAGACTGATAGTGAGGGAGGGTCGGGTATTGATCTGATCTTAAAACTGAGCAGGTAATGAAGCCGATCAGAATTATTCTGCTGTTTATTCTTCTGGTTCTTTCCAGATCTGCTGATACTCAGGCTAAGAGCAGAAGATGGAAGGTAAGGGAGATCAGTTTTACCGGAAACAGCACTTTCAGCAACAGAGAAATCTCAGATCTGATGGAGTTAAAAGCAAAGTGGCCCCTTTTCAATGATAACTTTTCCGAATTCCGTCTACGTTCTGATCTTTCAGCCATAGAGGACTTTTATCGTTCTCAGGGTTTTTTAAATGTTGATGTTAGAGCAGTGGAAATCAGTCGTGATGAATCTTCAAGGCGGGTAAGAATCAATATTGGAATCAATGAGGGTGAACGGACTTTGATTGGTTCTGTTCAGATCGTGCTTCCTCAGTTATCTCTGGATTCCACACTGTATCGCCAAATCTGGAGCAGACCAGACAAGCCTTTTATCAGGCAGATGGTTGAGGATGATGCAACTCTACTGGAGAGAAGGATTGCTGAGAAAGGCTATCTTGAAGCAAATACAAATACAGAAATAATTGTGGATTCTGCCTCTCATACTGCTGTTATAAGGTTTAATATCAAAAAAGGACCAAAAATTTCGGTTGGAGATATCCATATAGAGGGTGTTGAAAAGATTAACCCATTGGTAATTACCAGAGAACTGCAGTTTAAAAGTGGAGAAGTACTGACTCTGGGAAGGCTGAGGAAGTCAGAGATGCAACTCTACAGGACAAACCTGTTCAGCCTGATAAACATCGAACCGGAGTTGGGAGTGCTGGATACCTCAGATGTATCATTTCTTCCGGACTCAGCTTACCCCATCAGAGTGCGGGTTAATGAGGCAGATTTTTTTCGGGCAGAGATTGGAGCGGGATATGGCTCTCTTGAGGGATTCAGGGGATCATTGAGAGCTTCCTATGGCAATCTTTTCAGAGTGGGGCATAGATTAGCTTTTAAAGGCAATCTTTCCCGGAGAGTGCAGTTTGCAGAGCTGGTCTATACCATGCCCTGGTTTTTAAGTTTACCATGGCAATTTGATGGTTCGGTTTACTTTAACCGGTTCGATGATGAGGAGAATACATATTTTGGGGTTTTCAGGGGAATAAATCTGGCTGCAGGCCGGGAATCTGATTTCGGCCTGGCTTTCCGGATCTGGCTGAATTGGGAAGCTGTCGAGATACTGCCGGAGGAGAATACACAGAGTGTGGGTCTGGATTTAATCTATGATACCAGAAACGACCTGATTGATCCGGTCCGGGGGGGACTAAACCTGTTTCAGCTTGAAATTGCAGGGTTGACCGGATTCAGATCGAGCCAGTTTCTCAAGGTGATTAATGATAGTCGTATTTTCTGGAATATCAGAAACTTACGCTTTGCCTCAGGGTTGAAGCTTGGTTATGCCAGACCATTTGGAGCCACAGAAACAGTTCCCACTCAGGAACGGTTTTTCGCAGGAGGGCCTCGATCTGTCAGGGGATTTCAGGAGGGACATATCAGGGAGAATCCTGATGGCAGTTCAAAGAGCGGTACTTTGCAGTTGATTGCAAACATTATTGATTTCCGTTTTCCTCTTTTCTGGTGGTTTCAGGGGGCTCTTTTCCTTGATGCAGGGTATGTGTGGGAAGAGAATGAAATCTTAAATACTCCTTTTTCTGAATTGATGGGCCAGGTCAGATGGGGGGCGGGTTTCGGCTTGCGTCTGAATACTCCTATTGCGGTTATCCGTTTGGATGCGGGTTTTAAGATCAACAGACGGTCGGAAGAGAGGCCCTATGAACTGCATCTGGATATAGGACAGGCGTTTTGATTGGGCAGAATCACTTAGTCCAGAGAAGAAAAATACATATCTACCAGTTCATAATCCTGATTCCCGATCTCCTTCAGTTTAATACCTGAATCGGTCCTTATGTAGGTGTAAAGCCTTCTCTTTTCAGCAATTACATCTACAAGCGCCTGTTCGGAGCCGCTGAGGTTATCAGATTTTTGCAGATTGATGAACCGAGCCAGCCTGAAAGCTGTGATCATGGTCTGTGTGCTCAGTGAATTGTTCCAGGGATAGGCTGCTGATCCGGTGCACATAGCAGGGGAGAGATTATTAAAGGTGTGTTTGTCTTCAAATCCCTTTATTCCCGGTACAGGGTAGAACAGGGAGATACCGATCTCAGTAGGGCGCTTCTGCAGAAAGAGAAGGTTTTCAACAACAGTTTCTCTTGTATCGAGCGGAAGTCCGCAGATAAAGTAGGTTATAACAGGTATTTTGGCATTCTCAGAGATAGAAAGCAGTTCATCATAGCGTGAAAAATCAGCATTGCGTTTACTCTCCTTCAGGATGCTGTTGTCGGTGGATGCGAGGGAGAAATTGAACTGAGCCATACCGAGTTTTATCAGCTCATGACATCTTTGAGGGGTAAGGAGTCGGTAATCAAGACCGTTTTCAGCATAAATACGCACATCGGGAAAGTACCTTTTAAACTCCTTGATGCACTCTACCCAGAACTGAAAATCCAGAAGCAGATTGTCATCCTCGAAATTCAATATGTGCACATCTTCAGGAGAAACCCCGCTTTTTTGTATCAGGGAGTTGATTGAATCCTGAATCTTGCTGAAAGAAGACAGCCTGAACTCATCTCCATGGCAGAATCT
Encoded here:
- a CDS encoding BamA/TamA family outer membrane protein; the protein is MKPIRIILLFILLVLSRSADTQAKSRRWKVREISFTGNSTFSNREISDLMELKAKWPLFNDNFSEFRLRSDLSAIEDFYRSQGFLNVDVRAVEISRDESSRRVRINIGINEGERTLIGSVQIVLPQLSLDSTLYRQIWSRPDKPFIRQMVEDDATLLERRIAEKGYLEANTNTEIIVDSASHTAVIRFNIKKGPKISVGDIHIEGVEKINPLVITRELQFKSGEVLTLGRLRKSEMQLYRTNLFSLINIEPELGVLDTSDVSFLPDSAYPIRVRVNEADFFRAEIGAGYGSLEGFRGSLRASYGNLFRVGHRLAFKGNLSRRVQFAELVYTMPWFLSLPWQFDGSVYFNRFDDEENTYFGVFRGINLAAGRESDFGLAFRIWLNWEAVEILPEENTQSVGLDLIYDTRNDLIDPVRGGLNLFQLEIAGLTGFRSSQFLKVINDSRIFWNIRNLRFASGLKLGYARPFGATETVPTQERFFAGGPRSVRGFQEGHIRENPDGSSKSGTLQLIANIIDFRFPLFWWFQGALFLDAGYVWEENEILNTPFSELMGQVRWGAGFGLRLNTPIAVIRLDAGFKINRRSEERPYELHLDIGQAF
- a CDS encoding radical SAM protein — encoded protein: MHPVPLNIKTALVITPPVRDFYFTHHRFTSLGASLVTDLLARRGIRTIPLNFALLRKRPIHIPLPEALSHLKPHILENETGKTSFFTRYKHFGPEIKECGSIISSLNPDICFISCFAWCYGSVAIELAEEIKTRLPSCPVVLGGAGVSAYPEFFLRSNGVDYTIAGEAEVSLYRFLDYLEGKTSDPGGIPNLGWKDKDDIYFSRKEFTSKEQIEPAIYISPAFKALGRSNASSRISISISRGCPLDCSFCSNRFCHGDEFRLSSFSKIQDSINSLIQKSGVSPEDVHILNFEDDNLLLDFQFWVECIKEFKRYFPDVRIYAENGLDYRLLTPQRCHELIKLGMAQFNFSLASTDNSILKESKRNADFSRYDELLSISENAKIPVITYFICGLPLDTRETVVENLLFLQKRPTEIGISLFYPVPGIKGFEDKHTFNNLSPAMCTGSAAYPWNNSLSTQTMITAFRLARFINLQKSDNLSGSEQALVDVIAEKRRLYTYIRTDSGIKLKEIGNQDYELVDMYFSSLD